From Vanessa cardui chromosome 11, ilVanCard2.1, whole genome shotgun sequence, the proteins below share one genomic window:
- the LOC124533650 gene encoding 5-hydroxytryptamine receptor has protein sequence MEGADSNDDLLDWETLYRLPVQNTSYNTTDWVPFGWNVTVANTTWWEASAPFDSPTALLRAAAKAVLLGLLILATVVGNVFVIAAILLERHLRSAANQLILSLAVADLLVACLVMPLGAVYEVAQKWTLGPELCDMWTSGDVLCCTASILHLVAIALDRYWAVTNIDYIHARTARRVGYMIACVWIASFFVCIAPLLGWKDPDWNRRVSEDLRCVVSQDVGYQIFATASSFYVPVLVILILYWRIYQTARKRIRRRHGTTTRGVGPPPVPAGGALVAAGGSGGIAAAVVAVIGRPLPTISETTTTGITNVSSNNTSPEKQSCANGLEADPPTTGYGAVAAAYYPTLVRRKPKEAADSKRERKAAKTLAIITGAFVACWLPFFVLAILVPTCNCEVSPVLTSLSLWLGYFNSTLNPVIYTVFSPEFRHAFQRLLCGRRARRRRAPP, from the exons ATGGAGGGCGCGGACAGCAACGATGACCTGTTGGATTGGGAGACCCTATACCGGTTGCCGGTGCAGAACACTTCATACAACACTACAGATTGGGTACCCTTCGGATGGAACGTTACGGTGGCCAATACTACATGGTGGGAGGCGTCCGCGCCCTTTGACTCGCCTACTGCTCTTTTGCGGGCCGCAGCTAAAGCTGTTCTTCTAGGATTACTCATTTTGGCAACTGTAGTTG GTAATGTGTTTGTGATAGCAGCAATATTGCTTGAGAGACATTTACGGAGCGCAGCCAATCAACTTATTCTGTCACTGGCGGTAGCAGATTTACTAGTGGCTTGTTTGGTCATGCCACTCGGCGCAGTGTATGAAGTTGCACAAAAGTGGACTTTGGGCCCAGAACTGTGTGACATGTGGACTTCAGGAGACGTACTCTGTTGCACTGCTTCGATATTACATCTAGTAGCCATTGCTCTTGAcag gtacTGGGCTGTAACGAATATAGATTACATCCACGCACGGACGGCGCGTCGAGTGGGTTACATGATCGCATGTGTCTGGATAGCgagtttttttgtatgtatcgCCCCCCTGCTCGGATGGAAAGATCCTGATTGGAATCGTCGCGTTTCCGAAGATTTGCGATGCGTTGTCAGCCAAGACGTAGGCTATCAAATATTTGCAACAGCGTCTTCATTCTACGTTCCGGTACTCGTTATATTAATACTGTATTGGCGGATATACCAAACTGCTAGGAAGAGAATAAGAAGACGACACGGTACTACTACAAGAGGAGTGGGACCACCGCCTGTTCCAGCAGGTGGAGCTTTAGTTGCTGCTGGCGGGAGCGGAGGCATAGCCGCTGCTGTTGTGGCAGTTATTGGTCGCCCATTGCCGACCATATCAGAAACTACTACGACAGGAATAACGAATGTTTCCTCGAACAATACAAGTCCTGAAAAACAATCATGCGCCAACGGTCTTGAAGCAGACCCACCCACTACCGGATATGGAGCCGTCGCCGCGGCTTACTATCCGACTTTAGTCCGACGCAAGCCCAAGGAGGCTGCCGACTCTAAAAGGGAAAGAAAAGCGGCTAAGACATTAGCAATTATTACCGGCGCGTTCGTAGCGTGCTGGCTTCCTTTTTTCGTATTAGCTATTTTAGTACCGACATGTAACTGCGAGGTTAGCCCGGTACTGACGTCTCTGTCGTTATGGTTAGGTTATTTCAATTCAACGTTAAACCCAGTGATATACACCGTGTTCAGCCCGGAGTTTCGGCACGCGTTCCAGCGATTGCTCTGCGGACGCCGAGCGCGCCGTCGCCGCGCTCCGCCCTAG